Proteins from a genomic interval of Paenibacillus lentus:
- a CDS encoding fibronectin type III domain-containing protein codes for MKSSVYKHPFLVFLISVMLFTTVLPFGSSARANETESLDDPAPGTVTSAVYDSPGSLLASEELRFDFGPGSSADGYTQVTADTPYSPALGYGFADPAMVSEQDRGTAHPLKTDFVVPKNTSFIVDLPNGDYTVSLISGDEGGPTDIAISVETIQKVQQTAKLPGQYLEMDFQIALIDGQLNLDFTGTVPNMNALVIRKQLEREPGEKPVVYLASDSTVQTYDSYWQPQAGWGQMIDRYFTDDVRIDNRAIGGRSSRSFVFEGRLDEILQAIRPGDYLLVQFGHNDATISRPERYTSPEDFKIYLKSYVLGARQRGATPILVTPVGRRDFNETTGKFNVSFPEYVASMKEVANELDVRLVDLSALSVAYYDSIGPEATRSVFLHVDPGVYQAFPNGAVDNTHFQEYGAIQIAKLVAGGIEQLGLSPLSNNVKETEQPEHVPSKPQGLTAGSISNAGAVLKWNAVETAEIYKVYRKLAAEPESAYKMVGTSTLPSITVSGMTEGTAYTVRVTAINGRGESEPSDEIRIGTKSAQYKYDFGPVGAPVAEGYTEVTRHSLYTPELGYGLTSSAGMDDRDRGGATDVLRRDFVIYFSGSYEFKVDLPNGSYSVKTYTGDWIGSTRTNVHIEGIDYGTVSSGKESIAEKVFNQIAVTDGQLNLVFSGQTAHLNALEITPILLAPDALQLDELELSSDPITVKLSWKASATDAVKYRVYRQTEGAAYLELVGETPDTSFTDTKADVGLSYVYSVTSIDNGGFESVPSNGLAVTTIDPNHPLAPVPTALSVQAIHKNDVTIAWDDVEEARFYNVYRAAQEDGEYMLIGKAKSASYTDTTVLTTIPYYYKVASVNAGGISNLSDALKTEAVTTLYREMEYIDRAPVAVKTNGGNYIGWRMLGLDPDDIAFNIYRDGVKLNKKPIADSTNFTDKEGKNHSVYKITTVVDGKEKDASSKFGVWQQQYLAIPLQKPADAYTKDGQPYTYIAGDASVGDLDGDGEYEIVLMWSPSNAKDNSQSGYTGIVYLDAYKLDGTRLWRINLGHNIRAGAHYSPFLVYDLDGDGKAEVVLKTADGTLDGQGKVIGDASKDHRNSSGYVLLGDEFLTVFDGETGAALSTVDYDPPRGDVGAWGDTYGNRVDRFLAAVAYLDGEHPSVIFSRGYYTRTVLAAYSFKDGQLTKQWRFDTNDDGNGSYVGQGNHNLSVGDVDNDGKDEIIFGAITIDDNGQILYSTNLGHGDAIHFGDLDPTRPGLEVFGVHESTGAKYGLEMHDAATGEILWGVFTGRDTGRGMTADIDPNYPGEEAWASTITNEEHIPITGLYSARGELISESIPSSANFGVWWDGDLLRELLDHQWNTETKTGTGTIDKWDYKNKTTINLLTADGTLSNNYTKGNPSLQADLFGDWREEVIWRSADSTELRVYTTVNPTEHKLRTLMHDPIYRLGVAWQNVAYNQPPHPGFFLGDGMEQPEAPLITYVGAPNKPEEPVQATGVPGKPVLSDNNGYNTGLLDGDYTITMNMWWGNNGSEYKLYENGKLIDTQKLIDDSPSAQIASTEITGRPNGTYTYTCELTNKFGTTACEARTVTVKYAAPAKPVLSDDNWDGDGNYQLTMNLWWGTNAAIYRLYEDGVLVDTQTITASTPHAQSAVTKIEDKAAGVYKYQVELENSSGITKSDILTVTVK; via the coding sequence ATGAAAAGCAGTGTGTATAAGCATCCATTCCTTGTTTTCTTAATCTCGGTTATGCTCTTCACCACGGTACTACCCTTCGGATCCAGTGCCCGTGCCAATGAGACGGAATCCTTGGATGATCCAGCTCCTGGTACCGTCACAAGCGCAGTTTATGACTCTCCTGGATCATTACTGGCTAGCGAGGAGCTTCGCTTCGACTTCGGGCCAGGCAGTTCGGCAGACGGTTACACACAAGTTACAGCGGATACACCTTACTCCCCGGCTCTTGGGTATGGCTTCGCCGATCCGGCCATGGTCTCCGAGCAAGATCGCGGGACAGCCCATCCGTTGAAAACCGATTTCGTCGTACCGAAAAACACTTCGTTCATCGTGGATCTTCCGAATGGTGACTATACGGTTTCCCTCATATCCGGTGATGAAGGCGGACCGACCGATATTGCCATTTCAGTGGAGACCATTCAGAAGGTACAACAAACGGCCAAGCTCCCAGGGCAATATTTGGAGATGGACTTTCAAATTGCATTAATTGACGGCCAATTGAATCTGGACTTTACGGGCACGGTACCAAATATGAATGCACTTGTCATTCGCAAGCAACTGGAGCGTGAGCCTGGAGAGAAGCCCGTTGTTTATCTCGCGAGCGATTCTACGGTTCAAACCTATGATTCCTATTGGCAGCCGCAAGCAGGCTGGGGCCAAATGATCGACCGTTACTTTACGGATGATGTTCGCATCGATAACCGTGCCATCGGCGGCCGGAGCTCAAGATCGTTTGTCTTTGAAGGCCGGCTGGATGAAATTCTGCAGGCAATTCGGCCCGGCGATTATTTACTCGTGCAATTCGGCCATAACGATGCGACGATCAGCAGGCCGGAGCGATATACCTCGCCTGAGGATTTCAAAATCTATCTAAAATCCTACGTTCTCGGCGCCAGGCAGCGCGGAGCTACTCCGATTCTTGTTACCCCTGTCGGACGGAGAGATTTTAATGAGACAACAGGTAAATTCAACGTCAGCTTCCCCGAGTATGTTGCATCTATGAAGGAAGTTGCTAATGAGCTTGATGTGAGGCTGGTCGATTTAAGCGCGCTAAGCGTCGCTTACTATGACTCTATTGGCCCGGAGGCCACCCGTTCCGTTTTTCTACATGTCGATCCGGGAGTATACCAAGCCTTTCCGAACGGCGCTGTAGACAACACTCACTTCCAGGAGTACGGCGCAATCCAGATCGCCAAGCTCGTTGCCGGCGGCATAGAGCAACTGGGATTATCACCGCTCTCAAACAATGTGAAGGAAACCGAACAGCCAGAGCACGTCCCCTCCAAGCCGCAAGGTTTAACAGCAGGCAGTATTAGCAATGCCGGTGCGGTCCTGAAATGGAATGCGGTCGAAACGGCGGAAATCTACAAGGTATACCGTAAGCTGGCCGCGGAACCGGAATCCGCCTATAAGATGGTCGGAACTTCAACTCTTCCCTCTATTACAGTCAGCGGTATGACGGAGGGCACGGCCTATACCGTTCGCGTTACAGCCATCAACGGACGAGGTGAGTCCGAGCCTTCGGATGAAATTCGCATCGGAACCAAATCCGCGCAGTACAAATACGATTTCGGCCCTGTCGGCGCTCCGGTCGCCGAAGGCTATACGGAAGTAACACGCCATAGCCTGTATACGCCGGAGCTCGGTTACGGCCTGACCTCCAGCGCTGGCATGGATGATCGGGATCGGGGAGGCGCAACGGATGTGCTGCGCCGGGATTTCGTCATCTATTTTAGCGGAAGCTATGAATTCAAGGTCGACCTGCCGAACGGCTCCTACTCCGTCAAAACGTATACCGGAGACTGGATCGGCTCCACGAGAACCAATGTCCATATCGAAGGAATAGATTACGGCACAGTCTCCTCCGGCAAAGAAAGTATTGCCGAGAAGGTGTTCAACCAAATCGCCGTCACCGATGGACAGTTGAACCTGGTGTTCAGCGGACAGACTGCACACCTCAACGCCCTGGAGATCACTCCGATCCTGCTTGCACCGGATGCGCTGCAGTTGGATGAGCTGGAGCTCTCTAGTGATCCTATCACAGTGAAATTGTCCTGGAAGGCAAGTGCGACGGATGCGGTCAAATACCGGGTATACCGGCAAACGGAAGGCGCAGCCTATCTGGAGCTGGTCGGCGAAACGCCCGATACATCCTTCACCGACACCAAGGCGGATGTAGGCCTGAGCTATGTATACAGCGTAACCTCGATCGACAATGGCGGATTTGAATCCGTTCCTTCGAATGGGCTTGCTGTAACGACGATCGATCCGAACCATCCCCTGGCACCAGTGCCAACCGCGCTAAGCGTTCAGGCGATCCATAAGAACGATGTTACAATCGCCTGGGATGACGTTGAAGAAGCGCGGTTCTACAACGTATATCGTGCTGCCCAAGAGGATGGCGAATATATGCTAATAGGCAAGGCAAAGTCAGCTTCCTATACAGACACCACCGTGCTTACGACCATTCCTTATTACTATAAAGTCGCTTCGGTCAATGCCGGCGGAATTTCCAATTTGTCGGATGCGCTGAAGACCGAAGCAGTGACAACATTATACCGCGAGATGGAGTATATAGACCGGGCTCCCGTTGCAGTAAAAACGAACGGCGGCAACTATATCGGCTGGCGAATGCTCGGCCTGGATCCAGACGATATCGCTTTCAATATATATCGCGACGGAGTCAAGTTGAACAAGAAGCCGATTGCAGACAGCACCAATTTCACGGATAAGGAAGGCAAAAATCATTCCGTATATAAAATAACGACAGTCGTGGACGGCAAGGAAAAGGACGCCAGCAGCAAGTTTGGCGTATGGCAGCAGCAGTATCTGGCGATCCCGCTCCAGAAACCGGCTGATGCTTATACGAAAGACGGCCAGCCATACACGTATATAGCGGGCGATGCCAGCGTCGGCGACCTGGACGGGGATGGCGAGTACGAAATCGTGCTGATGTGGTCGCCTTCCAATGCCAAGGATAACTCACAAAGTGGTTATACCGGAATTGTCTACTTGGATGCTTACAAGCTGGACGGAACACGGCTGTGGCGCATTAATTTAGGGCATAACATTCGGGCCGGAGCACACTACTCCCCCTTCCTGGTCTATGATCTGGACGGAGACGGCAAAGCTGAAGTGGTCCTGAAGACAGCTGACGGAACGCTTGACGGCCAAGGCAAGGTCATCGGCGATGCTTCCAAAGATCACCGCAACAGCTCGGGTTATGTGTTGCTTGGCGACGAGTTCCTCACCGTATTTGACGGCGAGACCGGCGCTGCATTGTCTACCGTGGATTACGATCCGCCGCGCGGAGATGTAGGTGCATGGGGCGACACCTATGGCAACCGGGTAGACCGTTTCCTGGCCGCTGTCGCTTACTTGGATGGCGAGCATCCTAGCGTTATTTTCAGCCGCGGTTATTACACTCGAACCGTACTGGCCGCTTACAGCTTTAAGGATGGACAGCTAACGAAGCAGTGGCGCTTTGATACGAATGATGACGGCAATGGAAGCTATGTCGGCCAAGGCAACCATAATCTATCGGTCGGCGATGTGGACAATGACGGCAAAGACGAAATCATCTTTGGTGCCATAACCATTGATGACAACGGCCAAATACTGTATAGCACAAATCTCGGGCATGGCGACGCCATTCACTTCGGGGATCTTGACCCGACTCGTCCTGGGCTTGAGGTATTCGGAGTTCATGAGAGCACGGGTGCCAAGTACGGGCTGGAAATGCATGATGCGGCCACCGGTGAAATTCTATGGGGCGTATTTACGGGCAGAGACACCGGCCGTGGCATGACCGCCGATATCGATCCGAACTATCCGGGCGAAGAAGCGTGGGCGTCGACGATTACGAACGAGGAACATATTCCCATTACAGGTCTATACAGTGCGCGAGGCGAGTTGATCAGTGAGAGTATCCCGTCCTCCGCCAACTTCGGAGTCTGGTGGGATGGCGACCTGCTGCGCGAGCTGCTCGACCATCAATGGAATACCGAAACCAAGACAGGTACGGGCACAATCGATAAATGGGATTACAAGAACAAGACGACCATCAACCTGCTAACGGCCGATGGCACCCTATCGAACAACTATACCAAAGGGAATCCATCCCTGCAGGCCGACTTGTTCGGCGATTGGCGGGAAGAAGTCATCTGGCGATCCGCAGACAGCACGGAGCTTCGCGTCTACACGACTGTAAATCCAACAGAGCATAAACTGCGCACCTTGATGCATGATCCGATCTATCGCCTTGGGGTCGCCTGGCAAAACGTTGCCTATAACCAGCCGCCGCATCCAGGCTTCTTCCTTGGTGATGGCATGGAGCAGCCTGAAGCCCCGTTGATTACCTATGTAGGAGCGCCGAATAAACCCGAGGAGCCTGTTCAGGCAACCGGCGTTCCAGGCAAACCGGTATTAAGCGATAATAATGGTTACAATACAGGGCTGCTGGACGGAGACTATACGATTACGATGAATATGTGGTGGGGCAATAACGGCAGCGAATACAAGCTTTATGAGAACGGAAAATTGATCGATACGCAGAAGCTTATTGACGATTCTCCTTCCGCACAGATTGCTTCCACGGAAATCACGGGTCGGCCAAACGGCACCTATACCTACACCTGTGAACTTACGAATAAATTCGGTACGACCGCTTGTGAAGCTAGAACGGTTACCGTGAAGTATGCGGCACCAGCCAAACCGGTGCTTTCGGACGACAATTGGGACGGCGATGGCAACTACCAGTTGACCATGAATTTATGGTGGGGCACGAACGCCGCCATCTACCGTCTTTACGAGGATGGCGTTCTGGTCGATACCCAGACTATAACCGCTTCTACTCCACATGCCCAATCGGCTGTGACGAAGATTGAAGACAAAGCCGCAGGCGTGTATAAGTACCAAGTCGAGCTGGAAAACAGCAGTGGAATCACGAAAAGCGATATTTTAACAGTTACTGTAAAATAA
- a CDS encoding lipid II flippase Amj family protein — protein sequence MTNYLITIFMLTMIIHTAETLSYSLRYAGVKINKIAVALSLTGIMVLVSRTANLIQAPLTAKFIDFARIDPTFNVLGYLRVILIAASVGTFIAIVLFPTFVNIWMRVISKLEVAGSLPRLISSVTVTQLRNTKHYIAKPTFRLREFRYLGISKRFIFLNVIVTAIYTVGVLSSLYAAHLVPELSTMASQSSGLINGIATILLTIFIDPQVGLITDRALNHETYRERLGKIYLLLMGSRLLGTLVAQALILPASYFISVIIRLI from the coding sequence ATGACAAATTATTTAATCACCATTTTTATGCTCACCATGATTATTCATACCGCTGAAACGCTGTCTTATTCTTTAAGGTATGCCGGAGTAAAAATAAATAAAATCGCGGTAGCCCTCTCCTTAACAGGAATTATGGTGCTTGTCTCGAGAACTGCAAATTTGATACAAGCGCCGCTCACGGCGAAGTTCATTGATTTTGCCAGAATTGATCCTACGTTTAACGTGCTCGGATATCTCAGAGTTATACTGATCGCCGCCTCGGTGGGGACTTTCATCGCCATTGTTCTATTTCCAACGTTTGTGAACATTTGGATGAGAGTAATTTCGAAGCTGGAAGTAGCAGGTTCGCTGCCGCGGCTGATTTCCAGTGTTACAGTAACGCAGCTCAGAAATACGAAGCATTATATCGCGAAGCCGACGTTTCGATTACGAGAGTTTAGATATTTGGGTATTTCTAAGAGGTTTATTTTTTTAAATGTGATTGTAACGGCAATTTACACGGTTGGTGTATTGTCATCCCTTTATGCGGCTCATTTGGTTCCAGAATTAAGTACCATGGCATCGCAATCTTCCGGTTTGATCAATGGGATCGCGACGATTCTATTGACTATATTTATCGATCCTCAAGTAGGTTTAATTACTGACCGGGCCCTAAATCACGAAACGTACCGAGAGCGGTTAGGAAAAATATATTTGCTGCTGATGGGGTCAAGGCTGTTAGGCACTTTGGTTGCGCAAGCCTTAATCCTTCCTGCATCTTATTTCATAAGCGTGATTATTCGACTGATTTAG
- a CDS encoding anti sigma factor C-terminal domain-containing protein, with amino-acid sequence MADSLRPGIGWIRSNKDFYKPYIDGNGNQSYATPHSEDTVRGFGILHADPSEVSEQKFLDALEWGVKAKGRYHYEFSQIYDYLKKDKAEPDATDVRILGVVVTGSVQDFYSLIDQTYVRGVTLGSVVEKY; translated from the coding sequence CTGGCGGACTCACTCAGACCTGGTATTGGGTGGATACGTAGCAACAAAGATTTTTATAAACCGTATATAGACGGCAATGGCAATCAAAGTTATGCGACTCCTCATAGTGAGGACACCGTCAGAGGTTTCGGCATCTTACATGCTGATCCCAGCGAAGTGAGCGAACAGAAATTTCTTGATGCTTTGGAGTGGGGGGTGAAAGCAAAAGGGAGATATCATTACGAGTTCAGCCAAATTTACGACTATCTCAAAAAGGATAAAGCCGAGCCGGATGCAACGGACGTACGTATTTTGGGCGTAGTCGTTACGGGCTCCGTACAAGATTTTTATAGTCTAATAGATCAAACTTATGTAAGAGGAGTCACTTTAGGCTCCGTGGTGGAAAAATATTAA
- a CDS encoding sigma factor regulator N-terminal domain-containing protein: MDTGQLYEQLQPKLREIRNYLIRLGASSSDAEDIVQETVYKAFLYIDSIENGKFSAWLYKVAINHLEMTKMIKKAKRKSTIRSVVISLMVTVFVLFGAMIGNVQLVNWSSSRAMNDEWMMEEISGPNLAGTGYTDEQGLLSGILEFHKVKVIEGVPIPWPSKKVDYQVIPFFAFAALGGSSTEPGITLPDAEMKKEGYEYTRAYNSANGQRKMLFYIPQVDYNGKILNDLSLLQDMDQNKLVEMAISFDRDYTLSELKQMIPGGLTQTWYWVDT; this comes from the coding sequence ATGGACACCGGACAGCTTTATGAACAACTGCAGCCAAAGCTTAGAGAAATTCGGAATTATTTGATTCGTCTGGGCGCTTCTTCCTCGGATGCGGAGGATATCGTACAGGAGACCGTGTATAAAGCATTTCTATACATAGATTCCATTGAAAATGGAAAGTTCAGCGCATGGCTGTACAAGGTGGCTATTAACCATTTGGAAATGACAAAAATGATTAAAAAAGCCAAGCGAAAATCAACGATCCGTTCGGTTGTTATTTCGTTGATGGTCACCGTCTTTGTGCTGTTTGGAGCGATGATCGGCAATGTTCAGTTAGTCAATTGGAGCTCCAGCCGTGCCATGAACGATGAATGGATGATGGAGGAAATTAGTGGGCCGAATTTGGCAGGCACGGGATATACCGATGAGCAGGGCCTTTTGTCCGGCATACTGGAGTTTCATAAAGTTAAAGTAATCGAAGGCGTACCCATACCTTGGCCCAGTAAAAAAGTTGATTATCAGGTCATTCCTTTCTTTGCATTCGCGGCTTTGGGGGGAAGCAGTACAGAACCAGGCATAACACTTCCTGATGCTGAAATGAAAAAAGAAGGCTACGAATATACCCGTGCTTATAACAGCGCTAATGGACAACGAAAAATGTTGTTTTACATTCCTCAAGTGGATTACAACGGAAAAATACTTAACGATCTGTCCTTGCTTCAAGATATGGATCAAAACAAGCTGGTGGAAATGGCCATATCGTTTGACCGGGATTATACGCTTAGCGAATTGAAACAGATGATTCCTGGCGGACTCACTCAGACCTGGTATTGGGTGGATACGTAG
- a CDS encoding TetR/AcrR family transcriptional regulator: MKKRLQETVLELIVQKGLKFTMNDIAARQGISKRTIYEHFNSKQHIIETLVDDAIKEVKQREQMIFQQKNWSYEQKLKAVLLIVPSGLRFGDTEVLMQMKRFAPNEWEKIDHLLQDEWKTVQQIIELGIQEGEFRSLHVPSVIQLLRGASMAIFDPDFHTHEVKPLPEAVATMVDVVMHGMINKREL, translated from the coding sequence TTGAAGAAGAGATTACAAGAAACAGTACTTGAGTTAATTGTACAAAAAGGGTTGAAATTCACGATGAATGATATCGCGGCAAGGCAAGGGATAAGTAAAAGAACAATCTACGAGCATTTCAACTCGAAACAACACATCATAGAGACCCTTGTCGACGATGCAATTAAAGAAGTAAAACAACGCGAACAAATGATTTTTCAACAGAAAAATTGGAGCTACGAACAAAAGTTGAAAGCCGTATTATTGATTGTTCCTAGTGGGTTGCGCTTTGGGGATACCGAAGTATTAATGCAAATGAAACGGTTCGCTCCTAATGAATGGGAAAAAATCGATCATCTTCTTCAAGATGAGTGGAAAACCGTTCAACAAATTATAGAACTTGGTATTCAAGAAGGGGAGTTTCGCTCACTTCATGTTCCAAGCGTCATTCAATTATTGCGAGGGGCATCTATGGCCATTTTTGATCCTGACTTTCATACTCATGAAGTAAAACCCTTGCCAGAAGCCGTAGCAACGATGGTCGATGTTGTCATGCATGGAATGATAAACAAGAGAGAGCTGTAG
- a CDS encoding DUF5360 family protein produces MDSTQKEPSMRVLKWFFLVIDFSFILYFSATAMKLIPVEYAYSDYTNPILVAWNWSFFPLDMVISITGLSAIYLHRKRCSEWKPVALISLVLTFCSGLMAISYWSLRLEFDLTWWIPNLALMLYPLFFIPRFLKVG; encoded by the coding sequence ATGGATTCGACTCAAAAAGAGCCATCAATGCGTGTGTTAAAATGGTTTTTTCTCGTGATAGATTTTTCCTTTATTTTATATTTCAGTGCAACAGCAATGAAATTAATTCCCGTTGAATACGCATATTCTGATTACACAAATCCGATTTTAGTCGCTTGGAACTGGTCCTTCTTTCCACTTGATATGGTCATCTCCATTACAGGTTTGAGTGCAATTTATTTACATCGAAAAAGATGTTCGGAATGGAAACCAGTCGCATTAATTTCACTTGTTCTTACATTTTGTTCTGGATTAATGGCAATATCATATTGGTCGTTACGCTTGGAATTTGATCTTACATGGTGGATTCCGAATTTAGCATTGATGCTTTACCCTTTGTTTTTCATCCCTCGATTTCTAAAAGTGGGCTAG
- a CDS encoding AAA family ATPase — translation MKKVLVLGCAGSGKSTFSSQLGEVTGLPVIHLDSLYWKPNWIASTEEEWDDTMDELLKLESYIMDGNYSRTLNKRLHDADVVFYFDMPRSLCIYRVIKRRILNHGGVREDMAEGCREKIDLEFLKWIWNFRKRNRGTTILETLDQAKEQKQIYIFKKSKEASDHIAKMRLELREEGSEKSVERGF, via the coding sequence ATGAAAAAAGTGCTTGTATTAGGCTGCGCAGGCTCAGGGAAATCTACCTTTTCATCCCAGTTAGGAGAAGTCACTGGACTACCCGTTATTCATCTTGATTCATTATACTGGAAACCTAATTGGATCGCTTCAACAGAGGAAGAATGGGATGATACGATGGACGAATTGCTAAAGCTTGAGTCCTACATTATGGACGGGAACTACTCAAGGACACTGAACAAGCGGCTTCACGATGCGGATGTCGTATTTTATTTCGATATGCCGCGTTCATTATGCATCTATCGAGTCATTAAACGAAGGATTTTGAATCATGGAGGAGTGAGAGAGGATATGGCAGAAGGCTGCCGAGAGAAAATAGATTTAGAATTTTTGAAATGGATTTGGAATTTTAGGAAAAGAAACAGAGGCACAACAATATTAGAAACGCTAGATCAAGCAAAAGAACAGAAACAGATTTATATATTTAAAAAATCCAAGGAAGCATCGGATCATATAGCTAAAATGAGACTTGAGTTGAGGGAAGAGGGTTCGGAAAAAAGTGTGGAAAGAGGGTTTTAA
- a CDS encoding GNAT family N-acetyltransferase, which produces MRIRGVRKISLSVAPENLAAVKLYQRFGFQAVGKIDTSITMVVEIGKQ; this is translated from the coding sequence TTGAGAATTAGGGGAGTAAGAAAAATATCCTTGAGTGTGGCACCGGAAAATTTAGCCGCAGTCAAACTTTATCAACGATTTGGCTTTCAGGCGGTTGGCAAGATCGATACGTCCATTACTATGGTTGTAGAAATAGGAAAGCAATGA
- a CDS encoding pentapeptide repeat-containing protein, translated as MAAKVKVLVPQLPSGLDEFDFSDLLDSEDQEMVNGLVSGGQMEYEVLEKCILAKMRFRGCSFSNTRFERMDMTDVVLENCDLSNAVLEKGVIHRVHFKDCKLTGVNLSKANLGHVTFENCVMNLVDLVEASLKQVKMIDCSLQNANFYGCKFKGVQLDACNLSETDFTETSLKGMDISTCTYERINIPVSALAGCTVSPEQAIGFARLFGVKVKY; from the coding sequence ATGGCGGCGAAAGTTAAAGTATTGGTTCCTCAACTACCGTCGGGTTTGGACGAATTCGACTTCAGTGATTTGCTCGACAGCGAGGATCAAGAGATGGTTAATGGATTAGTTAGCGGAGGACAAATGGAATATGAGGTTTTGGAGAAATGCATCCTAGCCAAAATGCGGTTTCGTGGCTGCTCTTTCTCCAATACCCGGTTTGAGCGGATGGATATGACGGACGTTGTATTGGAAAACTGTGACCTGTCCAACGCTGTGCTAGAGAAGGGTGTGATTCACCGCGTTCATTTCAAGGACTGCAAATTAACGGGCGTCAATTTGTCCAAGGCCAACCTTGGCCATGTAACGTTCGAAAATTGCGTCATGAATCTGGTTGATCTGGTGGAGGCTTCGTTGAAGCAGGTAAAGATGATCGACTGTTCTTTGCAGAACGCTAATTTTTATGGCTGCAAGTTCAAGGGGGTACAGCTGGATGCTTGCAACCTGAGTGAAACGGACTTTACGGAAACCTCGCTAAAAGGTATGGATATCAGCACTTGCACTTATGAGCGGATTAATATCCCTGTATCGGCTTTGGCGGGCTGTACCGTGTCGCCAGAGCAAGCGATCGGTTTCGCTAGGCTGTTCGGAGTGAAGGTCAAGTATTAA